One genomic segment of Primulina tabacum isolate GXHZ01 chromosome 9, ASM2559414v2, whole genome shotgun sequence includes these proteins:
- the LOC142556760 gene encoding G-type lectin S-receptor-like serine/threonine-protein kinase CES101 has protein sequence MEAIFFFMLLCFSPFPVFSLDSLKPGETLNSSAYLISSKKIFTLGFYSPDNSNRSYLGIWYTSNYIDTDTPVWIANRNNPIYGNSGSLKISITGEVIIEHSGGDLIEIYKSETGTNVTATLLDTGNLLVKEINSSSWGGGNVVWESFDYPTDTLLPKMKLGVNHKTGKNWTLTSWFSASNPASGAFSLEWDWIRRRLLVKRRGVLSWTSGDLKFYYEYGSLKIYSFDNIVPKPDPFNLNYIFKNVSNQDEEYFTYSLYVDPFTPENRKIISGWTLQNQGNIYDNDRVNVALVDLCYGYNTRGVGNDVYLGCERWEQPKCRNRHQMFNYTYGRFPFVATYSYDNTSNLTLSDCRANCWNDCKCISYKDENNGCSYWRGENAELLQDYGPELQLRYFLVSAASEEKRRWKIWPLPVAITLFLVSIVTASFVVRKFKQAKKKKIKVMQELMTLEGYTGISEFENNGGHDLKMFSHASLLASTDDFSLNNKLGEGGFGPVYKGKTPEGREIAIKILSRTSKQGLIEFKTELILISKLQHRNLVKLLGFCIHGNEKMIVYDYMPNKSLDFFLFDQTKRTVLNWDTRFNIIEGIAQGLLYLHKHSRLLIVHRDLKAGNILLDENMNPKISDFGLARILKPNVSEENTSKRVGTCGYMAPEYVTQGTFSVKSDIYSFGILILEIVSGRRNNSFKNLEGPLTLAECAWDMWKQCTEIELIDPMLKTTDKKDQLRKCFQVGLLCVQDKAIDRPFIEDVASMLKSETKSLPVPGKPAFVVRNDGVPTRRKPEPEFSKNAVSISAMYGR, from the exons ATGGAGGCAATCTTCTTCTTTATGTTGCTTTGCTTCTCCCCGTTTCCAGTTTTCTCACTTGACAGTCTCAAACCGGGGGAAACACTGAACTCATCTGCATACTTGATTTCTTCCAAAAAGATTTTCACTTTAGGATTCTATTCTCCTGACAATAGCAACCGAAGTTATCTTGGAATATGGTACACTAGCAATTATATAGATACGGATACCCCAGTTTGGATTGCAAACAGGAACAATCCCATATACGGTAACTCCGGCAGTCTCAAGATAAGCATCACGGGTGAGGTGATCATCGAGCACAGCGGGGGCGATCTTATCGAGATTTATAAGTCTGAAACTGGGACCAATGTAACGGCTACTTTGCTGGATACTGGGAATCTTTTGGTAAAAGAGATTAACTCATCATCATGGGGGGGTGGCAACGTGGTGTGGGAAAGCTTTGATTATCCAACTGATACACTTCTTCCGAAGATGAAGTTAGGTGTGAACCACAAGACTGGAAAGAACTGGACACTTACTTCATGGTTTTCTGCAAGCAATCCGGCTTCAGGGGCTTTTAGTCTGGAATGGGATTGGATCAGGCGCAGGTTGTTGGTTAAACGACGAGGAGTGCTTTCTTGGACTAGTGGGGacttgaaattttattatgaatatgggAGTCTGAAGATTTACTCGTTTGACAATATAGTTCCTAAGCCTGATCCTTTCAATCTCAActacatttttaaaaatgtttccAATCAAGATGAAGAATACTTCACCTATTCCCTCTACGTAGATCCCTTCACGCCTGAAAATCGAAAGATTATATCTGGATGGACACTGCAAAATCAGGGGAATATCTATGACAATGACAGAGTTAACGTTGCCCTAGTTGATCTTTGCTATGGTTATAATACTAGAGGTGTTGGAAATGATGTTTACTTGGGCTGTGAACGCTGGGAGCAGCCTAAGTGTCGAAACAGGCATCAGATGTTCAATTACACTTATGGACGGTTTCCATTCGTTGCGACATATTCATATGACAACACTTCAAACCTTACCCTAAGTGATTGCAGGGCAAACTGCTGGAACGACTGCAAATGCATCTCCTATAAGGATGAGAATAATGGATGCTCGTACTGGAGAGGTGAAAATGCAGAGCTACTGCAAGATTATGGGCCAGAGTTACAGTTAAGATATTTCCTAGTATCAGCAGCATCAGAGGAAAAAAGAA GATGGAAGATCTGGCCTCTTCCTGTGGCAATCACTTTATTTCTGGTTTCAATAGTCACAGCATCCTTCGTTGTCCGAAAATTTAAACAAG cgaaaaagaagaagatcaaAGTAATGCAGGAGCTAATGACACTTGAAGGATACACTGGAATATCAGAATTCGAAAACAATGGGGGTCATGAtcttaaaatgttttctcatgCGTCTCTTCTGGCCTCAACCGATGATTTTTCTTTGAACAACAAACTTGGAGAGGGCGGTTTTGGCCCGGTTTACAAG gGGAAAACTCCGGAAGGACGTGAAATAGCAATAAAGATACTGTCACGAACTTCAAAACAAGGATTGATCGAGTTCAAAACCGAACTAATACTCATATCTAAACTCCAACATAGAAATCTAGTAAAGCTATTGGGTTTCTGCATTCATGGAAATGAGAAGATGATAGTCTATGATTACATGCCCAACAAAAGCTTGGACTTCTTTCTCTTTG ATCAAACAAAGAGAACTGTACTGAATTGGGATACACGTTTCAATATAATCGAGGGGATTGCTCAAGGATTGCTTTACCTTCATAAGCACTCTAGATTACTGATAGTTCATAGAGATCTGAAAGCTGGTAACATATTGCTGGATGAGAACATGAACCCAAAAATTTCTGATTTCGGTTTAGCGAGaatcttaaagccaaatgtaTCTGAAGAAAATACGAGCAAGCGTGTTGGAACATG CGGATACATGGCTCCTGAATATGTGACACAAGGTACTTTCTCTGTCAAATCTGATATCTATAGTTTCGGAATTCTGATACTGGAGATTGTGAGTGGACGGAGAAACAACAGCTTCAAGAATCTTGAAGGCCCTCTGACTCTAGCAGAATGT GCTTGGGACATGTGGAAGCAATGCACTGAAATAGAGCTCATTGATCCTATGCTAAAGACTACAGACAAGAAAGATCAACTGAGAAAATGCTTTCAAGTTGGTCTTTTATGTGTACAAGATAAGGCTATTGATCGGCCCTTTATCGAAGACGTTGCATCCATGCTGAAAAGTGAAACCAAGTCTTTGCCAGTGCCTGGGAAACCAGCATTTGTTGTGAGAAACGATGGAGTTCCGACGAGGCGAAAACCCGAGCCAGAGTTCTCCAAGAACGCCGTATCAATTTCTGCAATGTATGGAAGATAA
- the LOC142556168 gene encoding 4-hydroxybenzoate polyprenyltransferase, mitochondrial isoform X2 produces MGIGRLSRITRRYSILSAAYSHRQHPAALSPNDFVDSRRHPRSFSEFHGNSYFQRRFDYSRLLGGHHVLFQSSCFSNVASKENEKENKTSNGNDGGGSSWIDVYLPRKARPFALLARLDKPIGTWLLAWPCMWSITMAAAPGSFPDAKMMVLFGTGALLLRGAGCTINDLLDRDIDTKPQAYLGLTFNWGALLGWAAVKESLDPAVVLPLYASGVLWTLVYDTIYAHQDKEDDLRVGVKSTALRFGDSSKKWITGFGIACITSLALSGYNANLAWPYFSFLMAASSQLAWQIMTVDLSSRVDCNKKFVSNKWFGAIVYCGILFGKLLS; encoded by the exons ATGGGAATCGGTCGTCTTTCTCGAATCACTCGCCGCTACTCTATATTATCCGCCGCCTACTCTCACCGGCAACATCCGGCAGCACTTAGTCCTAACGATTTCGTGGACTCTCGTCGTCACCCACGCAGCTTCTCCGAATTCCACggaaattcttattttcaacgCCGATTTGACTATTCTCGACTGCTTGGCGGGCATCACGTACTTTTTCAGAGCTCTTGCTTTTCAAATGTTGCATCTAAAGAGAATGAAAAGGAAAACAAAACTTCGAACGGTAATGACGGCGGTGGTAGTTCGTGGATTGATGTTTATTTGCCGCGAAAAGCTCGACCTTTCGCTCTCCTTGCTCGGCTCGACAAGCCTATTGGTACTTGGCTCCTTGCTTGGCCTTGCATGTG GTCGATTACAATGGCAGCTGCGCCAGGGAGCTTTCCGGATGCTAAGATGATGGTGCTGTTTGGCACTGGGGCGTTGCTCTTGCGTGGTGCGGGGTGTACCATTAATGATCTACTTGATCGGGATATTGATACGAAG CCTCAGGCATATCTTGGTTTGACATTTAACTGGGGCGCTTTACTTGGTTGGGCTGCTGTTAAAGAAAGCCTCGATCCAGCTGTTGTACTCCCACTTTATGCTTCAGGTGTACTTTGGACGCTTGTATATGATACAATATATGCTCATCAG GACAAAGAAGACGATCTGAGAGTTGGTGTCAAATCAACAGCCTTACGATTTGGTGATTCCAGTAAAAAATGGATTACTGGCTTTGGAATTGCATGCATTACAAGCCTTGCTCTTAGCGGATATAATGCTAATCTTG CATGGCCATATTTCTCATTCTTGATGGCTGCATCCTCCCAGTTAGCTTGGCAAATCATGACAGTTGACCTCTCAAGTCGAGTTGATTGCAACAAAAA GTTTGTATCCAACAAATGGTTTGGTGCTATTGTTTATTGCGGGATATTATTTGGAAAACTCTTATCTTGA
- the LOC142556759 gene encoding bidirectional sugar transporter SWEET5-like, whose product MVDAETARTIVGVIGNVISFGLFLSPLPTFFKIWKAKSVQAFKPDPYIATVLNCAMWVFYGMPFVHPDSLLVVTINGVGFFIEIFYVTVFFVYSDWAKRRKILLALLIELVFMVVVVFITLVFLHGTKQRSMLIGILCIVFNIIMYTSPLTVMKRVIKTKSVKFMPFYLSLANFLNGMIWFSYALIKFDPYVMVPNGLGSLSGLVQLILYATYYGTTDWDDDGTGNTSQPEIQLQRTNSAAPV is encoded by the exons ATGGTGGACGCAGAAACAGCTAGGACCATAGTCGGAGTTATCG gaaatgtgatctcatttggTCTCTTCCTCTCCCCGCT TCCAACATTTTTCAAGATATGGAAAGCGAAATCGGTGCAAGCATTCAAACCGGACCCGTATATCGCGACGGTGCTGAACTGCGCGATGTGGGTCTTCTACGGGATGCCCTTCGTTCACCCAGACAGCCTTCTGGTCGTCACCATCAATGGTGTCGGATTCTTCATCGAGATCTTCTACGTCACCGTCTTTTTCGTCTACTCTGATTGGGCCAAACGC CGAAAAATCCTTCTGGCTCTACTGATCGAATTGGTGTTCATGGTGGTGGTTGTGTTTATAACATTGGTGTTTCTGCATGGCACCAAACAAAGATCGATGCTCATCGGAATATTGTGTATAGTTTTCAACATCATAATGTACACGTCTCCCTTGACCGTCATG AAACGAGTTATTAAAACCAAGAGCGTGAAATTCATGCCCTTTTATCTGTCGCTTGCCAATTTCTTGAATGGAATGATTTGGTTTTCATATGCTCTCATCAAGTTTGATCCCTATGTCATG GTTCCGAATGGTTTAGGAAGTTTGTCTGGGCTAGTTCAACTGATACTCTATGCAACCTACTATGGGACCACCGATTGGGACGACGATGGCACCGGCAACACCAGCCAGCCGGAGATTCAACTTCAGAGAACTAACTCCGCAGCCCCTGTCTAA
- the LOC142504510 gene encoding RING-H2 finger protein ATL66-like — MIMEIVLSVTLLFVGIAALVIIHICVVGRAFSGDFPGRASISDPSRTIRIPSMRQEDIKELPCFDYKVEENGNRECSVCLENFKNGETCKKLPKCSHSFHSECIDSWLLKTAACPICRASVGSLHFEQVHNRSHSDEVGVELV, encoded by the coding sequence ATGATCATGGAGATTGTATTATCTGTGACACTTCTATTTGTCGGGATAGCTGCTTTGGTGATCATTCACATTTGTGTGGTGGGGAGAGCTTTCAGTGGTGATTTCCCAGGGAGGGCATCGATTTCGGACCCTAGTCGAACCATTCGGATTCCGAGCATGAGACAAGAGGATATAAAGGAGTTGCCATGTTTTGATTACAAGGTCGAAGAGAATGGGAATAGAGAATGTTCTGTATGTTTGGAAAATTTCAAAAACGGGGAAACATGCAAGAAGCTGCCCAAGTGTAGTCACAGTTTCCATTCCGAGTGTATTGATTCTTGGCTTTTGAAGACCGCAGCTTGCCCAATATGTAGAGCATCTGTTGGATCATTACACTTTGAACAAGTTCACAATAGGAGCCATTCAGATGAAGTTGGAGTAGAATTAGTCTAG
- the LOC142556167 gene encoding E3 ubiquitin-protein ligase SIS3-like, producing the protein MAIRGVDFKWYDGFFLSMLATSIIIVAINWKRYHLCTHPLHIWIVVDYTAVFVFRLLMFLDNGLAAGMGLDLGWQQRYARFCGRIVVLSILALLLYPFLWTWTIIGTLWFSSARDCLPEEGQKWGFLIWLLFSYCGLVCIAGISLGMWLTRRQAHQLQAQQGIPVSEYGVLVDMVRVPDWAFEAAGQEMRGMGQDAASYQPGMYLTTAQREAVEALIQELPKFRMKAVPTDCSECPICLEEFRVGNEVRGLPCAHNFHVECIDEWLRLNVKCPRCRCSVFPNLDLSAISSIHTDAERSSSNVVTTTRYVRNQTPSQRYLLRLQGLLRPVSAENSSSGREADGAATPSSRGIQAATQNVEIGERVQVVVEESSLHQS; encoded by the exons ATGGCGATTAGAGGCGTTGATTTCAAGTG GTATGATGGGTTCTTCTTGTCTATGCTCGCTACAAGTAT AATTATTGTGGCAATCAATTGGAAGCGGTACCATTTATGTACGCATCCATTGCATATATGGATTGTA GTAGACTACACCGCAGTGTTTGTTTTCCGGCTCTTGATGTTTTTGGATAATGGACTGGCTGCTGGAATGGGGCT GGATCTTGGTTGGCAGCAGAGATATGCACGTTTTTGTGGAAGGATTGTTGTGCTTTCCATTCTTGCTCTGCTCTTATATCCCTTCCTTTGGACTTGGACTATTATTGGTACCCTATGGTTCTCTAGTGCTAGAGATTGT TTGCCTGAAGAAGGTCAGAAGTGGGGCTTTCTTATTTGGCTGCTTTTCAGCTATTGTGGACTTGTGTGCATCGCTGGCATCTCTTTGGGAATG TGGTTAACAAGAAGACAGGCACATCAATTGCAAGCACAACAGGGGATTCCTGTTTCAGAATATGGA GTTTTGGTAGACATGGTTAGAGTGCCAGATTGGGCTTTTGAAGCTGCTGGCCAAGAAATGAGAGGGATGGGTCAAGATGCCGCTTCTTATCAACCTGGAATGTATTTGACCACAGCTCAG AGAGAAGCAGTGGAGGCGCTTATTCAAGAACTTCCTAAGTTCAGAATGAAGGCTGTGCCTACTGATTGCAGCGAGTGTCCTATATGTTTGGAAGAATTTCGTGTGGGAAATGAG GTTCGCGGACTTCCTTGCGCTCACAACTTTCACGTGGAATGTATAGACGAGTGGCTCCGGCTAAACGTAAAATGCCCCAGATGCCGTTGTTCTGTCTTTCCAAATCTTGATCTAAGTGCAATATCTAGCATTCACACTGATGCAGAGAGGTCATCTTCCAATGTTGTCACAACAACTCGATATGTAAGAAACCAAACTCCTAGTCAGAGATATCTTCTAAGGTTACAGGGTTTGCTTCGCCCGGTCAGCGCTGAGAATTCTTCATCCGGCAGAGAGGCAGATGGTGCTGCAACACCATCAAGCAGAGGGATCCAAGCGGCCACTCAAAATGTGGAAATAGGGGAACGGGTGCAAGTGGTGGTTGAAGAGTCATCCCTGCATCAATCTTGA
- the LOC142556168 gene encoding 4-hydroxybenzoate polyprenyltransferase, mitochondrial isoform X1 translates to MGIGRLSRITRRYSILSAAYSHRQHPAALSPNDFVDSRRHPRSFSEFHGNSYFQRRFDYSRLLGGHHVLFQSSCFSNVASKENEKENKTSNGNDGGGSSWIDVYLPRKARPFALLARLDKPIGTWLLAWPCMWSITMAAAPGSFPDAKMMVLFGTGALLLRGAGCTINDLLDRDIDTKVERTRLRPIASGVLTPFQGLCFLGFQLLLGLGILLQLNNFSRVLGASSLLLVFSYPLMKRLTFWPQAYLGLTFNWGALLGWAAVKESLDPAVVLPLYASGVLWTLVYDTIYAHQDKEDDLRVGVKSTALRFGDSSKKWITGFGIACITSLALSGYNANLAWPYFSFLMAASSQLAWQIMTVDLSSRVDCNKKFVSNKWFGAIVYCGILFGKLLS, encoded by the exons ATGGGAATCGGTCGTCTTTCTCGAATCACTCGCCGCTACTCTATATTATCCGCCGCCTACTCTCACCGGCAACATCCGGCAGCACTTAGTCCTAACGATTTCGTGGACTCTCGTCGTCACCCACGCAGCTTCTCCGAATTCCACggaaattcttattttcaacgCCGATTTGACTATTCTCGACTGCTTGGCGGGCATCACGTACTTTTTCAGAGCTCTTGCTTTTCAAATGTTGCATCTAAAGAGAATGAAAAGGAAAACAAAACTTCGAACGGTAATGACGGCGGTGGTAGTTCGTGGATTGATGTTTATTTGCCGCGAAAAGCTCGACCTTTCGCTCTCCTTGCTCGGCTCGACAAGCCTATTGGTACTTGGCTCCTTGCTTGGCCTTGCATGTG GTCGATTACAATGGCAGCTGCGCCAGGGAGCTTTCCGGATGCTAAGATGATGGTGCTGTTTGGCACTGGGGCGTTGCTCTTGCGTGGTGCGGGGTGTACCATTAATGATCTACTTGATCGGGATATTGATACGAAG GTTGAGAGGACAAGATTGAGACCCATTGCTAGCGGTGTTTTAACGCCTTTTCAAGGACTTTGTTTTCTTGGTTTTCAATTACTTCTGGGTTTGGGAATTCTACTACAACTTAACAATTTTAG TCGTGTTTTGGGGGCTTCATCTTTGCTGCTAGTATTTTCATATCCTCTCATGAAGAGGCTGACATTTTGG CCTCAGGCATATCTTGGTTTGACATTTAACTGGGGCGCTTTACTTGGTTGGGCTGCTGTTAAAGAAAGCCTCGATCCAGCTGTTGTACTCCCACTTTATGCTTCAGGTGTACTTTGGACGCTTGTATATGATACAATATATGCTCATCAG GACAAAGAAGACGATCTGAGAGTTGGTGTCAAATCAACAGCCTTACGATTTGGTGATTCCAGTAAAAAATGGATTACTGGCTTTGGAATTGCATGCATTACAAGCCTTGCTCTTAGCGGATATAATGCTAATCTTG CATGGCCATATTTCTCATTCTTGATGGCTGCATCCTCCCAGTTAGCTTGGCAAATCATGACAGTTGACCTCTCAAGTCGAGTTGATTGCAACAAAAA GTTTGTATCCAACAAATGGTTTGGTGCTATTGTTTATTGCGGGATATTATTTGGAAAACTCTTATCTTGA